CCCTCTTTACCGAAGAGATTTGGCTGGTGACTCTCTTCTGGCTTAACTACCTGGAGGTTGGCGGGGAAGAGGTCAATGAGGAAACACTCCGGAGGGGAATTGACCTCTTACGAAACCTGATCCGGCCACAGCTCACGACCAAGGCGGCAGCCGAACTGGCAAAACGGGAAGGTCGTAAACCTTGAAAAAAGTGGGAGATGCAAAGACTATCCGCACCTCCCGTTGACTAATTTAAACCGGGAAGCCAAATCGGAAGGGCGAAGAAACCGATCCGCCCTCATTCGGCTAACCATTTGAAAACGAGTTTTTCTACAGACTCGTTATGCGAGCAGATGAATATCTAAGGAGGGCTTATGGCAGTTATCATCATCCAGGCCATCGCCGCCGCCATCTTTCTAGTGGGCACAATATGGCTAGGCACTAAGATAAGGCGTATTCCCGAGAAGAGTGCGGCAGAAAGGGCCAGCCGCATCAGCCACCTGCTTTATTGGAGCTGTCTGGTGTTGCCCGGGCTAGTCAGTCTCTTCCACCCGGGCCTCCCTCGTTATGACGAGTTACTCGGAGTACCGTCTCTCCCATGGCGATCGGCCATGCTCGGAATTGGCTTGTTGTCGTTGTCGGTGGGGTTCGGCTTCTTAATCAGTTCAAATCACTCGTTGATCAAGTTGGGAAGAGGGACAGCGGCTTTTCTACTAACGAAACAAATGGTCAGAGTGCGTCTCTACCAGTGGACCCGGAATCCCATGTCTCTTGGCTACTACTTGGCGTGCGTGGGAATGGGCTTAATAGCTGATTCCACCGCTGTAACGCTTGGTGCCTTGTTGGTAATCATTCCCATCCACATGATTAACTTGCGGTACTTCGAAGAGAGGGAATTGGAACTTCGATACGGGAAACCCTATATCGAGTACAAGCGGCGCGTTCCTTTTATGTTCCCGAGGTTTCCATGCGGGAAGGAAAAGCGCACATAACGAATAAGGATAAAACGAACAAAACAATAGATAGTTATTCAATTACAAGGAGTAATCAATGCCCAGTGTGATAGCTAACGGAATTCAGATCGAATATGATTCTTTTGGTGACAGTTCGTCTCCAACGTTGTTATTAATAATGGGAGGCGGGAGCCAGATGATTTATTGGGAAGTCGAGTTCTGCAAGTTATTGGCAAAAAATGGGCTCTTTGTGATTAGGTTCGATAATCGAGACATCGGCTTGTCGACAAAATTTGAAAATGCCGGCATTCCCGACATGATAGCGGCCATGAGAGGTGAACCTGTAACCCCGGCATACACTCTTGAGGATATGGCAGATGATGCTGTTGGTTTGCTTGATGCTTTGGACATAGAGAAGGCACATATCTGTGGTGCTTCAGTGGGTGGCATGATAGCCCAGATCTTATCGTTTCGGCATCCTGAGCGTGTCCTGAGCTTGACCTCTATCATGTCGAGCACAGGAAATCCTGAACTACCACAAATAAAACCGGATGTTTTAGCTGAGGTATATAAACCTGTTCCGGACGGACGCGAAGCGTATATTGAACACAACGTGAATATGTGGCGCAAGCTCTGGAGTCCTGGATTTCCTTTTGACGAAAAGCGATTGCGGGCTCTCGTGGCCGAGAGCTATGACCGTTCTTATTACCCGCAAGGCATGGCACGTCAAAGCGCGGCTGTTCTTACCCATGGTTATAGAAAATCATCTATTTCATCGATAAAAGTCCCAACGCTCGTAATACATGGAGATAAGGACCCATTCATGTCAGTGGAAGGGGGCAAGGAAACAGCGCAGTTGATACCCGGCGCAAAACTGTTGATAATTGATGGAATGGGTCATGACATGCCAAAAGAGGCTTGGCCGGAAATAATCGATGCTATTTCTAATCATATAACGCACGCTAACGGAAATAACTACAGATAACTTCATAAAATGACATAACAGGAACAATTGAACAATTGAACAATTGGGGACAGCCACTTATTTACGGTGAACTAATCCGTGGCTTAAGTAAACAGTCCCCAAAAAACTGCCGAGGCAGACAAAGGGAGCAAGAATTTAGCGGGAAAATGATCGGCACCTTCGTTAATTTGTTAATTACATCATGATGCTAAGTCAGTTCCGCGCGCGGAACTGACTTGAACTGACAAGCCGTGACAGCGGAACGTCAATAAGTTGTGTTGATGGTGAATCGGGCAGAGGAGAATTGAATGGAAGCTGACAGCGGACGGATTGATGTATATTGTCATTCGATGACCCCGGCGTATCGCGAGGCGATCGCCTCGCTGGGACCAACTATCCGGACGCCGCAGTGGAGCCCGCAGGGGACCGTCGACTTTCTGGACCGGCACGGCAGCGTCGCTGCAGTGCTGTCGTTGTCGGTACTGGGGGTTCATAACGGCGATGATGCGGAGGCGCGTAAACTTGCCGTCCGCTGCAACGACGAGGCGGCGGAATTCGTCGCCCGGCAGCCGCAGCGCCTCGGAGACTTCGCTACACTGCCTATTCCGGACGTGGACGGGGTTTGCGAAGAGGCGGGCCGGGCCTTGGATGTGTTGAAGCTCGATGGGATCGGGCTGCTGTCCAGTTACGGCGGCAAGTATCTCGGCAACCCGCTGTTTGATCCGCTCCTGGAAGCCTTGGACAAACGCTCCATGGTGGTCTTGATTCACCCCAATAACCCTTTCGGCGCCATAGATATGGCAGGGCAGAAGATCAACTGGGTGTTCAGAGCCTGACGCGCAAAGAACGGGGCACTTGCGAATGCCCGGGATATATTGTGGCCAATAAAGCTAATGTTACTGATGGACGATCCGGATACCCAGGTCATTGCCCTTTATATTGAAGGCATGGATGAGCCGCGAAGGTTCCTGGCGGCAATGAAAAATGCCCGTTTTGCAAAACCAGTGGTCGCCTACAAGACCGGAAACTCCCGCACCGGCAATCAGGACTCCGGTTCCCTGGCCGGAAAGCAGGAAATCTACGAAGGGGCGCTCAAACAGGCGGGGGTTCTTCAAGTTGACAGCGCAGAGCGGCTTCTGGATACAGCGCGCGCCCTGGCCCTTTGCCCGCTTCCCGGCGGAGGAAAAGTCGCAATTCTTACCGGTCAGGCAGGCCCCGGGATAGCGGCCGCGGATGTCTGCGAGTCCAAAGGTCTGGAGATAGCCGCCTTTTGCCCGGAGACTCAGCTATTGATCAACAACCTGCTTCCCCCCCTTGCCCTGCGCACGAACCCCGTGGATATGGGGCCCGCCTGGTACAACACTCAAGCGATTGAGGGCATCATCGAGGCGGCCATGGAAGATGACAATGTGAACGGCGTTCTGCTGCTAATGGTATTCGCGTCAACCAACAGGGATGCCATAGCGGGCTTTTCCAGACTCCTGCTGCAATGGAAACAGAAAAAACCGGTTATCTCCTGTCTGCTCTCCCCACCGGGAATCTGGGACGAGGAAATCCGGCAACTCGAGGCAGGAGGCGCACTCGTCAATTTTCCCACCCCGGAGCGGGCGGCGGGCGCCCTGGCGGCGCTCTGGGAGTATCGGAAAATGAGCAGCTTTGAAGATAGAATCTAAAACCTGGCAGGCGATTGTTTTTGATTTTGACGGCACATTGGCGGGGCTTAACATAGATTTCGCCCTGATGCGCGCCGCCGTACTGGATTTGCCTCTCTGCCGGTCCATTCCAGAAGAAAAGCTCACAGGCCTCTACACCCTTTTTTCGATCTTGCCGATGCAGGCGGCTGCAGGGCTTCATCTGTTGCGCTTTTACAGATGAATTGGTTCAGAACGAATGAGCGGCTCTATGCTGATGGCGTGTCTCTTGAGAAGCTTCCAGAGCGTTACCCGGCTGATTCCCAGCAGACGGGCCGCCTCTTGCCGGTTTCCCCCCGTATTTTCAAGGATTCGGAGCAGCTCTTCTTTACGTGTCCGGCCGCCCTCCCCCTTTTGGGGGCGGCAAGGAAGGCGCATTCCCACCGGATGCAGCGATGGTAGGTGGTGGGCAGAAATCAGCTCTTCACGGCATACGACGAAGGCGTATTCGAGGACGTTGATAAGTTCCCGGATATTGCCGGGCCATTGCGAAGCAATCAGAAGCCCCATTGCCTGCTCCGTAACCCCCTGAATGTCCTTTCCCGTCCTCATCCGGATGGTTCGTATGAAATAATCCACAAGCAGGGGAATATCCTCCGGCCTTTCCCGGAGTGGAGGCAGGTTGATCGGGATTACATTCAACCGATAGAAAAGATCATCCCGGAAACCGCCTTCCCGGCACATCGCCCTGAGGTCCCTGTGGGTTGCGGCGATGATCCGCACGTCAACGCGGATCGGCGTCTGCTCGCCGACTCTCTCTATCTCCTTTTCCTGAAGCGCCCGGAGAAGTTTGATCTGCATCGTCAGAGGAATGTCGCCGATTTCGTCCAGAAA
The window above is part of the Syntrophales bacterium genome. Proteins encoded here:
- a CDS encoding amidohydrolase family protein, whose translation is MEADSGRIDVYCHSMTPAYREAIASLGPTIRTPQWSPQGTVDFLDRHGSVAAVLSLSVLGVHNGDDAEARKLAVRCNDEAAEFVARQPQRLGDFATLPIPDVDGVCEEAGRALDVLKLDGIGLLSSYGGKYLGNPLFDPLLEALDKRSMVVLIHPNNPFGAIDMAGQKINWVFRA
- a CDS encoding alpha/beta fold hydrolase, with translation MPSVIANGIQIEYDSFGDSSSPTLLLIMGGGSQMIYWEVEFCKLLAKNGLFVIRFDNRDIGLSTKFENAGIPDMIAAMRGEPVTPAYTLEDMADDAVGLLDALDIEKAHICGASVGGMIAQILSFRHPERVLSLTSIMSSTGNPELPQIKPDVLAEVYKPVPDGREAYIEHNVNMWRKLWSPGFPFDEKRLRALVAESYDRSYYPQGMARQSAAVLTHGYRKSSISSIKVPTLVIHGDKDPFMSVEGGKETAQLIPGAKLLIIDGMGHDMPKEAWPEIIDAISNHITHANGNNYR